A single window of Rhodococcus jostii RHA1 DNA harbors:
- the rpmF gene encoding 50S ribosomal protein L32 has protein sequence MAVPKRRMSRSNTRSRRSQWKTTVPTLVTCPNRGCGEKTLPHVACPSCGTYKGRQVTAAV, from the coding sequence GTGGCTGTCCCCAAGCGCAGAATGTCGCGATCCAACACGAGGTCGCGTCGCAGCCAGTGGAAGACCACTGTGCCTACCCTCGTCACCTGCCCCAACCGTGGCTGCGGCGAGAAGACGCTGCCTCACGTCGCGTGCCCGTCGTGTGGCACATACAAGGGCCGCCAGGTCACTGCCGCCGTCTAG
- the recG gene encoding ATP-dependent DNA helicase RecG, which produces MATLSDRLDHLLGKKTADALEEAFDIRTVEDLLRHYPHRYASQGRELAEKDPPEGEHITIIARVTSAAVVKMKNRPGSMLKVVLSTDTQNVDVTFFSPQKVKHVIKPGVRAMFSGTVKYFRQKWSLTHPSYLILPEPRAGSEDPVVNVGRIRGAGDLAGIARASQEAGAGVDMSVFDRALIPLYPATRDVESWTIMKCVRQILDQLDRVDDPLPENIRAERDLIGLDEALRSVHLPDTREDVENAHDRLRFDEATALQLVLARRRHDNAERVAPECPPVPGGIADVFEKMLPFQLTDGQHAVADEISADLAQPHPMSRLLQGEVGSGKTIVALRAMLQVVDAGYQCALLAPTEVLATQHARSLRAMLGSLATAGELGAHEKATRVALLTGSMPVAAKRTALNEAITGDAGIVIGTHALIQDNVEFFNLGMVVVDEQHRFGVEQRDRLRSRAREGLSPHLLVMTATPIPRTIAMTVLGDLEVSTLRQLPKGRSPIKSSVVPASQKPQWVARAWERIREDVAEGRQAYVVCSRIGDGEKGDGEDAFDEKAPETKSAVEVFEELSGSIMPDLRVGLLHGRLPADEKDAVMRDFTAGDIDVLVCTTVVEVGVDVPNATIMVIVDADRFGVSQLHQLRGRVGRGRHQGLCILVTEMNPGGPAYERLSNVASTNDGFELAQLDLATRREGDILGAAQSGTTSTLRLLSLLGHEDVIAAASEFARSVIADDPRLDNHPGLSAMVTSALDADRIEYLEKT; this is translated from the coding sequence ATGGCCACATTGTCCGACCGGCTCGATCATCTGCTGGGGAAGAAGACCGCCGACGCGCTCGAGGAGGCGTTCGACATCCGTACGGTCGAGGACCTGCTGCGGCACTACCCGCACCGGTACGCCTCGCAGGGTCGCGAGCTCGCGGAGAAGGACCCGCCGGAGGGCGAGCACATCACGATCATCGCCCGGGTCACGTCCGCGGCCGTCGTGAAGATGAAGAACCGGCCGGGCAGCATGCTCAAGGTGGTCCTGTCCACCGATACCCAGAACGTGGACGTCACCTTCTTCAGCCCGCAGAAGGTCAAGCACGTGATCAAGCCGGGTGTGCGCGCGATGTTCTCGGGAACGGTCAAGTACTTCCGCCAGAAGTGGAGCCTCACCCACCCGAGCTACCTCATCCTTCCCGAGCCGCGGGCCGGCAGCGAGGACCCCGTCGTGAACGTCGGCCGGATCCGCGGCGCCGGGGATCTCGCAGGAATCGCCCGGGCGTCGCAGGAAGCCGGTGCCGGGGTCGACATGTCCGTGTTCGACCGGGCGCTGATCCCGCTCTATCCGGCCACGCGGGACGTCGAGAGCTGGACGATCATGAAATGCGTCCGCCAGATCCTGGACCAGCTCGATCGCGTCGACGACCCCCTGCCGGAGAACATCCGGGCCGAACGCGACCTGATCGGCCTCGACGAAGCGCTCCGGTCGGTCCACCTGCCCGACACCCGCGAGGACGTGGAGAACGCCCACGACCGTCTGCGGTTCGACGAGGCGACGGCGCTGCAACTGGTTCTCGCCCGTCGCCGCCACGACAACGCCGAGCGAGTCGCGCCCGAGTGCCCGCCCGTGCCCGGCGGGATCGCCGACGTGTTCGAGAAGATGCTTCCATTCCAGCTCACCGACGGTCAGCACGCGGTCGCCGACGAGATCTCGGCCGACCTGGCGCAGCCGCACCCGATGAGCAGGCTCCTGCAGGGTGAGGTGGGTTCGGGTAAGACGATCGTGGCCCTGCGCGCCATGCTCCAGGTGGTCGACGCCGGCTACCAATGCGCCCTGCTCGCCCCGACCGAGGTGCTCGCGACGCAGCACGCCCGGTCGCTGCGGGCGATGCTCGGCTCCCTCGCGACCGCCGGGGAACTCGGGGCGCACGAGAAGGCCACACGGGTGGCGCTGCTGACGGGGTCGATGCCGGTCGCCGCCAAACGCACGGCTCTGAACGAGGCGATCACCGGCGACGCCGGGATCGTCATCGGCACGCACGCCCTCATCCAGGACAACGTCGAGTTCTTCAACCTCGGGATGGTGGTGGTCGACGAGCAGCACCGGTTCGGTGTCGAGCAGCGCGACCGGCTGCGGTCGAGGGCGCGGGAGGGGCTGAGCCCGCACCTGCTGGTGATGACGGCGACGCCGATTCCCCGCACCATCGCGATGACGGTGCTCGGCGATCTCGAGGTGTCGACGCTGCGGCAGCTGCCGAAGGGCAGGTCGCCGATCAAGAGCAGTGTGGTACCCGCGTCCCAGAAGCCGCAGTGGGTCGCGCGCGCGTGGGAACGGATCCGCGAGGACGTGGCCGAGGGGAGGCAGGCCTACGTCGTGTGCTCGCGCATCGGCGACGGCGAGAAGGGTGACGGCGAGGACGCGTTCGACGAGAAGGCGCCCGAGACGAAGTCCGCCGTCGAGGTGTTCGAGGAGTTGAGTGGCAGCATCATGCCCGACCTGCGGGTGGGTCTGCTGCACGGCCGTCTTCCCGCGGACGAGAAGGACGCGGTGATGCGCGACTTCACGGCCGGCGACATCGACGTCCTGGTGTGCACCACGGTCGTCGAGGTCGGCGTCGACGTCCCGAACGCGACGATCATGGTGATCGTCGACGCGGACCGTTTCGGTGTGAGTCAGCTGCACCAGCTGCGCGGACGCGTCGGCCGTGGCAGACACCAGGGCCTGTGCATTCTCGTCACGGAGATGAATCCGGGCGGTCCCGCCTACGAGCGTCTGTCGAACGTGGCGTCGACCAACGACGGTTTCGAGCTCGCGCAACTCGACCTCGCCACCCGCCGCGAGGGCGACATTCTCGGTGCGGCGCAGTCGGGCACGACGTCCACGTTGCGGCTGTTGTCGTTGCTCGGCCACGAGGACGTCATCGCTGCGGCGTCCGAGTTCGCGCGTTCGGTGATCGCGGACGATCCGCGCCTCGACAACCATCCCGGGCTGTCGGCGATGGTGACCTCGGCGCTCGACGCGGACCGCATCGAGTATCTGGAGAAAACGTGA
- the rnc gene encoding ribonuclease III, whose translation MTSDISNTPAGGEEDHASLLAALGVEIEPSLLTLALTHRSYAYENGGLPTNERLEFLGDSVLGVTVTEKLYLAHPDKSEGDLAKIRASIVNMHALAEVARTLGEGGLGAHLLLGKGEEMTGGRDKPSILADGMESILGAIHLEHGIDTARRVVLDLFSDLLQRAPRLGAGLDWKTSLQELTAERGVGVPAYEITATGPDHDKEFTATVIVGGKPLGVGIGRSKKEAEQKAASTAWNALSDAGPDVAADDVSA comes from the coding sequence GTGACGAGCGACATCAGTAATACACCCGCCGGCGGCGAGGAGGATCATGCTTCCCTCCTCGCCGCCCTCGGCGTAGAAATCGAGCCTTCGCTGCTCACCCTGGCGTTGACGCACCGCTCGTATGCGTACGAGAACGGTGGTCTGCCCACCAACGAGCGTCTCGAATTTCTCGGTGACTCCGTACTCGGAGTCACCGTCACCGAGAAGCTGTATCTTGCGCATCCGGACAAGTCCGAGGGTGACCTCGCGAAAATCCGGGCGAGCATCGTCAACATGCACGCGCTCGCGGAGGTGGCCCGCACTCTCGGTGAGGGCGGCCTCGGTGCCCATCTTCTGCTCGGCAAGGGCGAGGAGATGACCGGTGGCCGTGACAAGCCGAGCATCCTGGCCGACGGCATGGAGTCGATTCTCGGCGCCATCCACCTCGAGCACGGCATCGACACGGCGCGGCGCGTCGTACTCGACCTCTTCAGCGACCTCCTCCAGCGAGCCCCCCGCCTCGGCGCGGGTCTGGACTGGAAGACGAGTCTGCAGGAGTTGACGGCGGAGCGTGGCGTCGGTGTCCCGGCGTACGAGATCACCGCGACCGGCCCGGACCACGACAAGGAATTCACCGCCACCGTGATCGTCGGCGGCAAGCCCCTCGGCGTCGGTATCGGCCGCTCCAAGAAAGAGGCCGAGCAGAAGGCTGCGAGCACGGCGTGGAATGCGTTGTCCGACGCAGGCCCCGACGTAGCGGCCGACGACGTCAGTGCCTGA
- a CDS encoding DivIVA domain-containing protein, translating into MYRVFEALDELVAIVEEARGVPMTAGCVVPRGDVLELLDDVRDAIPGELDDAQDVLDHKDKLVGDARSNAEKTISSANAEANSTIENARDDADRILADAKAQADRMVAEARAHAEQLVTDARAEAESSVAEGQREYDALTGRARSEADRMIESGKASYERSVAEGKAEQARLVSQTEVVQAAHTESARVIDSAHAESDRLRSDCDLYVDTKLAEFEDFLNGTVRSVGRGRQQLRTGSGVPDYASDYDVDDRRAERRR; encoded by the coding sequence GTGTACCGGGTATTCGAGGCGCTCGACGAACTTGTCGCGATTGTCGAAGAGGCACGCGGCGTACCGATGACCGCCGGCTGCGTGGTTCCGCGCGGCGACGTCCTCGAACTGCTCGACGACGTGCGCGATGCCATTCCCGGTGAACTCGACGACGCCCAGGACGTCCTGGACCACAAGGACAAACTGGTGGGGGACGCCCGGTCCAACGCGGAGAAGACCATCTCCAGCGCCAACGCCGAGGCGAACTCCACCATCGAAAACGCGCGAGACGACGCCGACCGCATTCTGGCGGACGCGAAGGCGCAGGCCGACCGGATGGTCGCCGAGGCCCGCGCGCACGCCGAGCAGTTGGTCACCGACGCGCGCGCCGAGGCCGAGTCGTCCGTCGCGGAAGGCCAGCGCGAGTACGACGCACTGACGGGTCGTGCGCGCTCCGAAGCCGATCGCATGATCGAGTCGGGCAAGGCGTCGTACGAGAGGTCCGTTGCGGAGGGTAAAGCCGAGCAGGCACGCCTCGTCTCGCAGACGGAAGTCGTCCAGGCGGCGCACACCGAGTCGGCCCGGGTGATCGACTCCGCGCACGCCGAATCGGATCGTCTCCGCTCGGACTGCGATCTGTACGTCGACACGAAGCTCGCGGAGTTCGAGGACTTCCTGAACGGCACCGTCCGGTCCGTGGGCCGGGGACGTCAGCAGTTGCGGACCGGTTCGGGTGTCCCCGACTACGCCTCGGACTACGACGTCGACGACCGACGGGCGGAGCGTCGCCGCTGA
- a CDS encoding pyridoxamine 5'-phosphate oxidase family protein, whose amino-acid sequence MQMGQIGSVGERGLQSEYGTEDRAAKFYSDQMLDHLNPTMIDFVGRQEIAFIATADASGECDNSLRAGTPGFMHVIDSKTLAYPEYRGNGVMASLGNIRENPHVGIILVDFVQDLIGLHVNGSARIVEDPVLRSEIADLPADHTNGRIPERWVVVDVEEAYIHCRKHIPRMAPVPRHREWGTDDVKRKGGDYFDAKATPRHDTDGQLSEEPATAELTQTISPGFSVVPAGTSGN is encoded by the coding sequence ATGCAGATGGGCCAGATCGGTAGTGTGGGAGAGCGCGGGCTTCAGTCCGAGTACGGAACCGAGGATCGTGCCGCCAAGTTCTACTCGGATCAGATGCTGGACCATCTCAATCCGACGATGATCGACTTCGTCGGCCGCCAGGAGATCGCCTTCATCGCTACCGCCGACGCGTCCGGCGAATGCGACAACAGTCTGCGCGCCGGGACACCGGGATTCATGCACGTCATCGACTCGAAGACCCTCGCGTACCCCGAGTACCGCGGCAACGGAGTCATGGCGAGCCTCGGCAACATCCGGGAAAACCCACACGTCGGAATCATTCTCGTGGACTTCGTGCAGGACCTCATCGGACTGCACGTGAACGGCTCGGCCCGGATCGTCGAAGACCCCGTCCTGCGCTCCGAGATCGCGGATCTGCCTGCGGACCACACGAACGGCCGGATCCCGGAACGCTGGGTGGTCGTGGACGTGGAGGAAGCATACATCCACTGCCGCAAGCACATTCCGAGAATGGCACCGGTTCCCCGCCACCGCGAGTGGGGCACCGACGACGTGAAACGCAAGGGCGGCGACTACTTCGACGCCAAGGCGACACCGCGCCACGACACCGACGGGCAGCTCTCCGAGGAGCCCGCGACCGCCGAACTCACACAGACGATTTCGCCAGGCTTCTCCGTGGTGCCGGCTGGCACTTCGGGCAACTGA
- the mutM gene encoding bifunctional DNA-formamidopyrimidine glycosylase/DNA-(apurinic or apyrimidinic site) lyase yields MPELPEVEVVRRGLERHIVGASIDSVDILHPRAIRRHLPGAADLAGQLTGERIASADRRGKYLWLVLEPSTVALVVHLGMSGQMLVQPPELPTEKHLRIRARLDSGLDLRFVDQRTFGGWALAPLVDVDGSLVPDSVAHIARDPLDPRFDLAATVKVVRGKHTEVKRALLDQTVVSGIGNIYADEALWRARIHGNRLTDRLSGPKVREVLTAAQEVMREALTQGGTSFDALYVNVNGESGYFDRSLSAYGQEDRPCPRCGTAIRREKFMNRSSFSCPKCQPAPRRSLAKSSV; encoded by the coding sequence GTGCCTGAACTACCCGAAGTCGAGGTGGTCCGGCGCGGACTCGAACGCCACATCGTTGGGGCGTCGATCGATTCCGTCGACATCCTGCACCCACGGGCGATCAGGCGTCATCTGCCCGGCGCCGCCGACCTCGCCGGACAGCTCACCGGCGAACGCATCGCGAGCGCCGACCGTCGTGGAAAGTATCTGTGGCTGGTCCTCGAACCCAGCACGGTCGCTCTCGTGGTGCATCTCGGCATGAGTGGTCAAATGCTCGTGCAGCCACCGGAATTGCCGACCGAGAAGCATCTGCGGATCCGGGCCCGGCTCGATTCCGGTCTCGACCTCCGGTTCGTCGACCAGCGGACGTTCGGGGGCTGGGCGCTGGCGCCGCTCGTCGACGTCGACGGCTCGCTCGTCCCGGACTCGGTGGCGCACATCGCCCGCGACCCACTGGATCCGCGTTTCGACCTCGCGGCCACCGTGAAGGTCGTGCGCGGCAAGCACACCGAGGTCAAACGTGCGCTTCTGGACCAGACCGTCGTCTCCGGCATCGGCAACATCTATGCGGACGAGGCGCTGTGGCGCGCACGGATCCACGGAAATCGGCTCACCGACAGGCTGAGTGGTCCCAAGGTCCGGGAAGTGCTCACGGCCGCCCAGGAGGTCATGCGTGAGGCACTCACCCAGGGCGGCACGTCCTTCGACGCGCTCTACGTGAACGTCAACGGCGAGTCGGGCTATTTCGACCGTTCGCTGTCCGCCTACGGTCAGGAGGATCGCCCGTGCCCGCGGTGCGGCACCGCGATCAGGCGAGAGAAATTCATGAACCGCTCGTCGTTCAGTTGCCCGAAGTGCCAGCCGGCACCACGGAGAAGCCTGGCGAAATCGTCTGTGTGA
- the rsmD gene encoding 16S rRNA (guanine(966)-N(2))-methyltransferase RsmD yields MTRIIAGLAGGRRLRVPPSGTRPTSDRVREALFSALHSRMDLEGASVLDLYAGSGALGLEALSRGADRVVLVESDSKAAGIIKHNVTTVGLPGAEVRGAPVAAVLAGTADRPYDLVMADPPYAVDDEAVQTVLGHLRVNGWVGDGSIVVLERSSRSPETAWPEGFAPVKAKKYGEARIELATCYGLDS; encoded by the coding sequence GTGACTCGGATCATCGCGGGACTCGCGGGCGGTCGACGCCTGCGAGTCCCGCCGAGCGGGACCCGGCCCACCTCGGACCGGGTCCGCGAGGCATTGTTCAGCGCCCTGCACAGCCGGATGGATCTCGAAGGCGCGTCCGTCCTCGACCTCTACGCGGGGTCGGGGGCGCTCGGCCTGGAGGCGCTCTCCCGGGGTGCGGACCGCGTCGTCCTCGTCGAGTCCGACTCGAAAGCGGCGGGCATCATCAAGCACAACGTGACGACGGTCGGTCTGCCGGGAGCGGAAGTGCGCGGCGCTCCGGTGGCGGCGGTGCTCGCGGGCACCGCCGACCGGCCGTACGACCTGGTGATGGCGGATCCGCCGTACGCCGTCGACGACGAGGCGGTACAGACGGTGCTCGGCCACCTCCGGGTCAACGGCTGGGTCGGCGACGGCTCGATCGTGGTGCTCGAGCGGTCGTCGAGGTCACCCGAGACAGCCTGGCCCGAGGGCTTCGCGCCCGTCAAGGCGAAGAAGTACGGCGAGGCGAGAATCGAATTGGCGACCTGCTACGGTCTGGACTCATGA
- a CDS encoding YceD family protein produces MLDTVKLGRRPGSMRTVERVVTAPQRIGLDLIAIEEGSEIDLDLRLEAVSEGVLVTGSLRADTVGECSRCLEPFSDTVDLTLTELFAYPDSATEETTEEGEVYHVVDDEIDLEPVVIDAVGLALPLQPLCSDDCQGLCPECGVRLAIAESGHGHDILDPRWAGLAAKFGVESEPSKNLVNTEAEEK; encoded by the coding sequence GTGCTGGACACGGTCAAACTCGGCCGTCGTCCCGGTTCGATGCGCACCGTGGAACGGGTGGTGACGGCGCCACAGCGCATCGGTCTCGACCTGATCGCCATCGAGGAAGGATCGGAGATCGATCTCGATCTCCGGTTGGAGGCCGTATCCGAGGGTGTTCTGGTCACCGGTTCGTTGCGAGCCGACACCGTGGGGGAGTGTTCGAGATGCCTCGAGCCGTTCTCGGACACGGTGGACCTGACTCTCACGGAGCTGTTCGCTTACCCGGACAGCGCCACGGAAGAGACCACGGAGGAGGGGGAGGTCTATCACGTCGTCGACGACGAGATCGACCTCGAACCCGTCGTGATCGACGCCGTCGGCCTCGCACTGCCGTTGCAGCCGCTCTGCAGTGACGACTGCCAAGGATTGTGCCCAGAATGTGGCGTTCGCCTGGCGATTGCCGAATCTGGCCATGGGCATGACATACTTGATCCTCGCTGGGCTGGTCTTGCAGCCAAATTTGGCGTGGAATCAGAACCCAGCAAGAATCTTGTGAACACCGAAGCCGAGGAGAAGTAG
- the coaD gene encoding pantetheine-phosphate adenylyltransferase — MTGAVCPGSFDPVTNGHLDVIGRAAAQFDEVIVTVMVNKSKRGLFTVEERIEMLEDSTSELPNVRVSSWHGLLVDYAKQQGITAIVKGLRGANDFDYELQMAQMNQKLSGVDTLFIPTNPTYSYLSSSLVKEVATFGGDVSDMLPEKVHARLLARIAERAAESS, encoded by the coding sequence ATGACTGGCGCTGTCTGCCCCGGATCCTTCGACCCCGTGACCAATGGCCACCTTGACGTGATCGGCAGAGCTGCCGCGCAGTTCGACGAGGTCATCGTGACGGTCATGGTCAACAAGAGCAAGCGTGGCCTGTTCACCGTCGAAGAGCGCATCGAGATGCTCGAAGACTCGACCAGTGAGCTGCCCAACGTGCGAGTGTCCTCGTGGCACGGCCTGCTGGTGGATTACGCCAAGCAGCAAGGGATCACAGCGATCGTCAAGGGCCTGCGCGGCGCCAACGACTTCGACTACGAGCTGCAGATGGCGCAGATGAACCAGAAGCTCAGTGGCGTCGACACCCTCTTCATCCCGACCAACCCCACCTACAGCTACCTGTCGAGTTCGCTCGTGAAGGAAGTGGCCACGTTCGGCGGCGACGTCTCCGACATGCTGCCCGAGAAGGTGCACGCCCGCCTTCTCGCGAGGATCGCCGAGCGCGCCGCCGAGAGCAGCTGA
- a CDS encoding pyruvate carboxylase, whose amino-acid sequence MFSKVLVANRGEIAIRAFRAAYELGAGTVAVFPYEDRNSIHRLKADESYQIGEEGHPVRAYLSVDEIVSAAKQAGADAIYPGYGFLSENPDLAAACAEAGITFVGPSAEVLELTGNKARAIAAAKAAGLPVLASSEPSADVDELLAAAETMQFPLFVKAVAGGGGRGMRRVAERAQLKESIEAAAREAESAFGDPTVFLEQAVVDPRHIEVQILADGQGNVIHLFERDCSLQRRHQKVIELAPAPNLSEELRAKICADAVAFAKEINYSCAGTVEFLLDTRGNHVFIEMNPRIQVEHTVTEEVTDVDLVQSQLRIASGETLADLGLSQDKITLRGAALQCRITTEDPANGFRPDTGRITGYRTPGGAGIRLDGGTSVGAEVSAYFDSMLVKLTCRGRDFETAVARARRAVTEFRIRGVSTNIPFLQAVLDDPDFKAGRVTTSFIEERPQLLTLRSSADRGTKILTYLADVTVNKPHGERPSAVYPRDKLPQIDLSTPPPDGSRQKLLALGPEGFAKALREQKALAVTETTFRDAHQSLLATRVRTSGLLDVAGHVARLTPELLSIEAWGGATYDVALRFLHEDPWYRLAALREAVPNICLQMLLRGRNTVGYTPYPEKVTRAFVEEATNSGIDIFRIFDALNNVDQMRPAIDAVRETGTALAEVALSYTGDLSNPDEKLYTLDYYLRLAEEIVEAGAHIIAIKDMAGLLRAPAATTLVTALRENFDLPVHVHTHDTPGGQLATYLAAWQAGADAVDGASAAMAGTTSQPALSAIVAAAAHSEYDTGLDLQAVCDLEPYWEALRKVYKPFESGLPAPTGRVYTHEIPGGQLSNLRTQAVALGLGDKFEEVEAKYAAADRMLGRLVKVTPSSKVVGDLALHLVGSGASTEEFKENPAKFDIPDSVVGFLRGELGTPPGGWPEPFRTRALEGRGAAKPEVALSADDEKALAGTSAERRATLNRLLFPGPTKEFLEHRDKYGDTSQLSANQFFYGLRRGDEHRVRLAPGVELIIGLEAISEPDERGYRTVMCILNGQLRPVSVRDRSISSELPAAEKADKNNPGHVPAPFAGVVTLAVTEGQHIAAGDTIATIEAMKMEAAITAPRSGTVSRLAIGSVQQVEGGDLLAVVSTGESASE is encoded by the coding sequence ATGTTCTCCAAAGTCCTGGTCGCCAACCGTGGCGAAATTGCGATCCGCGCTTTCCGTGCCGCCTACGAACTAGGTGCTGGAACGGTCGCGGTGTTCCCGTACGAGGATCGGAACTCGATCCACCGTCTGAAAGCTGATGAGAGTTATCAGATCGGCGAGGAGGGACACCCGGTTCGGGCGTACCTCTCCGTCGACGAGATCGTCTCCGCGGCCAAGCAGGCAGGCGCCGACGCCATCTACCCCGGCTACGGCTTCCTTTCCGAGAACCCGGATCTCGCCGCCGCGTGCGCCGAGGCGGGCATCACGTTCGTGGGTCCCTCCGCCGAGGTGCTCGAGCTCACCGGCAACAAGGCGCGTGCGATCGCCGCGGCGAAGGCCGCCGGTCTGCCGGTGCTGGCGTCGTCGGAGCCGTCCGCCGATGTGGACGAGTTGCTGGCCGCGGCCGAGACCATGCAGTTCCCGCTGTTCGTGAAGGCCGTCGCCGGCGGCGGTGGCCGCGGCATGCGCCGCGTCGCCGAGCGGGCTCAGCTCAAGGAGTCCATCGAGGCCGCCGCGCGTGAGGCCGAGTCGGCCTTCGGCGACCCGACGGTATTCCTCGAACAGGCCGTCGTCGACCCGCGTCACATCGAGGTCCAGATCCTGGCCGACGGTCAGGGCAACGTCATCCACCTGTTCGAGCGGGACTGCTCGCTGCAGCGCCGCCACCAGAAGGTGATCGAGCTCGCGCCGGCCCCGAACCTTTCGGAAGAGCTGCGGGCGAAGATTTGCGCGGACGCAGTGGCGTTCGCGAAGGAGATCAACTACTCCTGCGCGGGCACCGTCGAATTCCTCCTCGACACCCGCGGCAACCACGTCTTCATCGAGATGAACCCCCGCATCCAGGTCGAGCACACCGTCACCGAAGAGGTCACGGACGTCGACCTCGTGCAGTCGCAGCTGCGGATCGCGTCGGGGGAGACCCTCGCGGACCTGGGCCTGAGCCAGGACAAGATCACGCTGCGCGGTGCGGCTCTGCAGTGCCGCATCACCACCGAGGACCCCGCCAACGGGTTCCGCCCGGACACCGGCCGGATCACCGGGTACCGCACCCCGGGTGGTGCCGGCATCCGCCTCGACGGCGGGACGTCGGTCGGCGCGGAGGTTTCCGCGTACTTCGATTCGATGCTCGTCAAGCTGACGTGCCGCGGCCGCGACTTCGAGACCGCCGTCGCCCGGGCCCGCCGCGCGGTCACCGAGTTCCGCATTCGCGGTGTGTCGACGAACATCCCGTTCCTGCAGGCGGTGCTCGACGACCCCGATTTCAAGGCCGGCCGGGTCACCACGTCATTCATCGAGGAGCGCCCCCAGCTGCTCACGCTGCGCAGCTCCGCCGACCGTGGCACCAAGATCCTCACCTACCTCGCCGACGTGACGGTCAACAAGCCGCACGGCGAGCGGCCGTCGGCGGTGTACCCGCGCGACAAGCTGCCCCAGATCGACCTGTCCACCCCGCCGCCGGACGGCAGCCGTCAGAAGCTGCTCGCCCTCGGGCCGGAGGGATTCGCCAAGGCACTGCGGGAGCAGAAGGCCCTCGCCGTCACCGAGACCACGTTCCGTGACGCACACCAGTCGCTGCTCGCGACCCGCGTGCGGACCAGCGGTCTGCTCGACGTCGCCGGGCACGTCGCCCGGCTGACCCCCGAGCTGCTGTCCATCGAGGCGTGGGGTGGTGCGACCTACGACGTGGCGCTGCGGTTCCTGCACGAGGACCCCTGGTACCGGCTGGCCGCTCTGCGCGAGGCCGTGCCGAACATCTGTTTGCAGATGCTGCTGCGCGGACGGAACACCGTCGGCTACACCCCGTACCCGGAGAAGGTGACGCGGGCGTTCGTCGAGGAGGCCACCAACAGCGGCATCGACATCTTCCGCATCTTCGACGCCCTCAACAACGTCGACCAGATGCGACCGGCCATCGACGCCGTCCGCGAGACCGGCACCGCTCTCGCCGAGGTCGCCCTGTCCTACACCGGCGACCTGTCGAACCCGGACGAGAAGCTGTACACCCTCGACTACTACCTGCGCCTGGCGGAGGAGATCGTCGAGGCCGGTGCGCACATCATCGCGATCAAGGACATGGCCGGACTGCTCCGCGCCCCCGCCGCCACGACCCTGGTGACGGCGCTGCGCGAGAACTTCGACCTGCCCGTGCACGTGCACACCCACGACACCCCGGGTGGTCAGCTCGCGACGTACCTGGCCGCATGGCAGGCAGGCGCGGATGCGGTCGACGGTGCCTCGGCCGCGATGGCGGGCACCACCAGCCAGCCGGCGTTGTCGGCGATCGTGGCCGCGGCCGCGCACTCCGAGTACGACACCGGCCTGGACCTGCAGGCCGTGTGCGACCTCGAGCCGTACTGGGAAGCGCTGCGCAAGGTGTACAAGCCGTTCGAGTCCGGGCTGCCGGCCCCGACCGGACGCGTCTACACGCACGAGATCCCCGGCGGCCAGCTGTCGAACCTGCGCACCCAGGCCGTTGCGCTCGGTCTCGGTGACAAGTTCGAGGAGGTCGAGGCCAAGTACGCGGCCGCCGACCGGATGCTCGGGCGCCTCGTCAAGGTCACCCCGTCGTCGAAGGTGGTCGGCGACCTCGCCCTGCACCTCGTCGGATCCGGAGCGTCCACCGAGGAATTCAAGGAGAACCCGGCGAAGTTCGACATCCCCGATTCGGTGGTCGGGTTCCTGCGCGGCGAACTGGGCACCCCGCCCGGCGGCTGGCCCGAACCGTTCCGTACCCGGGCCCTCGAAGGTCGCGGAGCCGCCAAGCCCGAGGTGGCTCTGTCCGCGGACGACGAGAAGGCACTCGCGGGCACGTCCGCGGAACGTCGGGCGACGCTCAACCGGTTGCTGTTCCCCGGCCCGACGAAGGAATTCCTCGAGCACCGGGACAAGTACGGCGACACGTCGCAGCTCTCGGCGAACCAGTTCTTCTACGGCCTGCGCCGCGGCGACGAGCACCGGGTCCGCCTCGCACCGGGTGTCGAGCTGATCATCGGGCTCGAGGCCATTTCCGAACCCGACGAGCGGGGATACCGCACCGTCATGTGCATCCTCAACGGTCAGCTGCGTCCGGTGTCGGTGCGCGACCGGTCCATTTCCAGTGAGCTCCCGGCCGCCGAGAAGGCCGACAAGAACAACCCCGGCCATGTGCCGGCGCCGTTCGCCGGTGTGGTGACCCTCGCCGTGACCGAGGGCCAGCACATCGCCGCCGGCGACACGATCGCGACCATCGAGGCCATGAAGATGGAAGCGGCCATCACCGCCCCGCGAAGTGGCACGGTCTCCCGGCTGGCCATCGGATCGGTCCAGCAGGTGGAGGGCGGCGACCTCCTCGCCGTCGTGTCGACGGGGGAGTCCGCGAGCGAGTGA